From a single Sporosarcina oncorhynchi genomic region:
- a CDS encoding DUF4230 domain-containing protein, which produces MADHKNDDRSKVNKELKAAKSESAVTMEEAIGREKRGRRFRFPFIRLRYLKRWVLLMAVIAVLLVAAIPFATFYFLKQGSTFTEDKGVFLERIQDLNEMATAEAFTKVIIERQDNQIFGQSIGLNVPGTKRQLLVVIPGSIKAGIDLSGVTEKDLVIDEKNKTVKLVLPSAEFLGGAEIYFENVEVFSYEGVFREKADIEEAYELAAEAKTLIMEEATGQGVLKMAQFNAEKTLKEMFSFAGYDVTIEFKESVKDDE; this is translated from the coding sequence ATGGCAGATCACAAGAATGATGACCGGTCTAAAGTAAACAAGGAATTGAAGGCGGCGAAGTCTGAAAGTGCTGTGACGATGGAAGAGGCTATCGGCCGTGAAAAAAGGGGTCGACGCTTTAGATTCCCTTTTATTCGCCTGCGGTATTTGAAAAGGTGGGTTCTATTAATGGCCGTCATCGCAGTTTTGCTTGTGGCTGCGATTCCGTTTGCAACTTTTTATTTCCTGAAGCAGGGCAGTACATTTACGGAAGACAAAGGTGTATTTCTTGAGCGGATCCAGGATCTGAATGAAATGGCAACGGCAGAAGCGTTCACGAAAGTCATTATTGAACGTCAAGACAATCAAATTTTCGGACAAAGTATCGGCCTAAACGTGCCTGGAACGAAACGACAGCTACTCGTCGTTATACCAGGATCAATCAAAGCGGGTATCGACTTGTCAGGTGTGACGGAAAAAGATCTTGTGATAGATGAAAAGAATAAGACTGTGAAACTTGTATTGCCTAGTGCCGAGTTCCTTGGCGGGGCAGAAATCTATTTTGAAAACGTCGAAGTCTTTTCATATGAAGGCGTATTCCGCGAGAAGGCGGATATTGAAGAGGCATATGAGCTCGCTGCAGAAGCGAAAACACTTATTATGGAAGAGGCAACAGGTCAAGGCGTGCTGAAAATGGCTCAATTCAATGCCGAAAAGACATTGAAAGAAATGTTTTCATTCGCGGGCTACGATGTGACAATCGAGTTCAAGGAGAGTGTGAAAGATGACGAATAA
- a CDS encoding uracil-DNA glycosylase: MTNKPFGNDWDTVLANEFEKEYYARLRSYLNEQYENRNVYPVMDDLWTAFKLTPFNNVKVVILGQDPYHGPGQAHGLSFSVQPGVKVPPSLRNIFKELQSDIGCEIPDNGTLTGWAKQGVLMLNTVLTVRDGEANSHRKHGWEHFTDEVIRRLSEREEPVVFVLWGRPAQEKKTLIDLSRNAVIESVHPSPLSASRGFFGSRPFSKTNGVLEQWNEVPIDWCDTDAGL, translated from the coding sequence ATGACGAATAAACCGTTTGGAAACGATTGGGATACAGTGCTTGCGAATGAATTCGAGAAAGAATATTATGCAAGATTGCGTTCGTATTTAAATGAGCAGTATGAAAATCGTAATGTCTACCCGGTGATGGACGATTTGTGGACTGCGTTCAAACTGACACCTTTTAATAATGTGAAAGTCGTTATTTTGGGACAAGATCCGTATCATGGGCCGGGACAGGCGCATGGACTTAGTTTTTCCGTCCAACCGGGAGTCAAAGTTCCGCCTAGTTTGCGGAACATTTTCAAGGAATTGCAATCGGATATCGGGTGTGAAATCCCTGACAACGGAACATTGACGGGTTGGGCGAAGCAAGGTGTGCTCATGTTAAACACCGTTTTGACAGTGAGGGATGGAGAAGCGAACTCCCACCGTAAGCATGGATGGGAACATTTCACGGATGAAGTAATTCGCCGTCTGTCGGAGCGTGAAGAACCAGTTGTTTTCGTTCTTTGGGGGCGTCCGGCACAGGAGAAGAAAACTTTGATAGATTTATCGAGAAATGCGGTCATTGAATCCGTCCATCCGAGTCCGTTGAGTGCGAGCCGCGGATTTTTCGGCAGCCGTCCATTCTCCAAAACGAATGGCGTTTTAGAGCAGTGGAATGAAGTGCCGATTGACTGGTGCGACACGGATGCAGGACTTTAA